The Rhizobium viscosum genomic sequence CTGCGCAGATGACGATGATGAAGAGCCGGTAGCGGCCGATATCGATGCCCATGAAGCCGAAGCGGCCGCTGAGTTCGGGCGGTAGGTTGATCAACTGCTGCTGGCCGCCCATGAAATAATCGATTGCGGCAATCGACATGAAGACGAGGCCGATCGAAAACAGCACCTGATCGAGATGCGAAGCCGAATAAAGGCGGCGGTAGAGCAGCCGTTCCAATACGGCGCCGGCAAGCGCCGTGACGATGAAGGCCGCCGGCAGGCACCAGTAGAAGGAGATGCCGTATCTATTCATCATGATGACGGTGACGTAACCGCCTGCCATGGCAAAGGCGCCATGCGCCAAATTGACGAAATTCATCAGGCCCAGCGTGACTGACAATCCGCAGGCGAGAACAAAGAGAAGCATGCCATAGGCGATGCCGTCGAACAGGATTGTCAGCATGAGACCTCACTGCATCCAGGCGGCGGAATTGCCTCCGCCGCCTGTTCCAAAGGCTTACTTGGCAGCCGTATTCGGATCGTGGATGTCAGGGTAAGTCGCAAACTCGACATTGTAGAGTTCGCCGTTCTTCTCCTTGACCTCGCGCATGTAGATATCCTGCACGATGTCGCGGGTATCAGGATCGATGGTGATAGGCCCGCGCGGGCTGACGAATTCCATGCCCTTCATTGCATCGACCAATTTGGTGCCATCGGTGTCACCGCCGGTCTTTTCGAGGGCGGCATAGGCGACATGCATGGCATCATAACCGCCGACCGACATGAAATTCGGGCGCATGTTCTTGTTGGCTTTGCGGACTTCGGCGACGAAGGCCTTGTTTTCCGGGCTGTCGTGATCGGTCGAATAGAAGTGGCCGGTGATGACGCCCTTGGCGGACGGTCCCATCCCGTTCAGGAGATCGTCATCGGTGACATCGCCGGTGGCAATCAGCTTGATGCCGGCATCCGCAAGGCCGCGATCGACGAACTGCTTCATGAAGATTGCGCCGACACCGGAGGGGACGAAGACGAAAAGGGCATCAGGCTTGGCATCGCGCACGCGTTGCAGGAAGGGAGCAAAATCCGGATTCTGCAGGGGAACGCGGAGTGCTTCGACAACCGTGCCGCCGTCTTTCTTGAACTGGTCGGTAAAGCCCTTCTCGATGTCGATGCCCGGTCCATAGTCGGTCACCAGCGTGACGACCCGCTTCAGATTGTTCTGGACGGCCCAGGTGGCGACCGGAACGGCAGACTGCGGGCCTGCCATCGAGGTGCGCACGAAATAGGGCGACTGCTTCATGATGGCCGAGGTCGTGGCCGAGGTGATGATTGCCGGAATCTTTGCCTGGTTGAGAACCGGGGCGACACCCATGGCAAGCGGAGTCAGGCCGAAGCCGACAAGCATTTTCACGCCGTCGTTGACGACGAGTTCCTGGGCGATGCGGCGGGTCTGGTCGGCCGTGCCGGCATCGTCCCGCAGGACAAGCTCGATCTTCTTGCCTGCAACCGTGTCGCCATTGATTGCCATGTATGCGCGAGCGCCGGCCTCGACCTGACGCCCGGTTGAGGCAAAAGGACCTGTCATCGGCAGGATCACGCCGATCTTCACCGTTTCCTGCGCAAATGCAGGCACGCCAGCAAGTGTGGCGAGCGCCGCGCCGGCTATCAATAGTCTTCTTGAAAACGAAATCATGTATACTCCTCCCATTGTTGTGCATCATATCTCTCTCCCGGAGATATGCCGCGACCTGAACGTTTTTCTTCTCTCCTCCAGAGGAAAACGCCATTGTCGCGAAAATTGCTCAGCGACATCAATGTATACATAAAACTTGACATGGTACAAGCTGCCGCTACCTGTCAGACCTGCAAACCATGCCTGGCAGACTGATCACGAAAGGCCCGGCGGACGGTCTTTTGCGCTTGCAAGTTTTGCGTTTTGCGAAAGCAAATTTTCGATCGTCGCAACTCTGTCATATAGCTATGGCGAGAACGTGCTTTATCGAGCGAATTGAACAGGGAGCGTGCCATGATCGAAAACACTCAGCTCGACCGTATCAAGAATGAAATCGCCGACAGCTTCGACGAGGAGCTGGAAATGCAGATGGAGGAGGACCGGCTCGACGAGCTGGTCGCCGAGGGCATGTCCGGCGAAGCGGAACAGACGCTCGAGCGCAAACTCTATTTCCGCGAGCTCTTCCGCCTGCAGCATGAGCTGGTTCGCCTTCAGGACTGGGTCCAGTACAAGAAGCTGAAGGTGGTCGTGCTTTTCGAGGGCCGCGATTCCGCCGGCAAGGGTGGCGCAATCAAGCGCGTGACCCAACGCCTCAATCCGCGCGTCTGCCGCGTCGTGGCGCTGCCGGCGCCGACCGAACGCGAGCGGAACCAGTGGTATTTCCAGCGCTACACGTCGCATCTGCCGTCGGCGGGCGAGATGGTGCTCTTCGACCGCAGTTGGTACAACCGTGCCGGCGTCGAGCGGGTCATG encodes the following:
- a CDS encoding branched-chain amino acid ABC transporter permease — its product is MLTILFDGIAYGMLLFVLACGLSVTLGLMNFVNLAHGAFAMAGGYVTVIMMNRYGISFYWCLPAAFIVTALAGAVLERLLYRRLYSASHLDQVLFSIGLVFMSIAAIDYFMGGQQQLINLPPELSGRFGFMGIDIGRYRLFIIVICAVLTVALQLALTRTRFGSQLRAAVDDGRVARGMGINVSVIFALTFALGSGLAGLGGALGTELLGLDPNFPLKYLIYFMIVVTVGGTSSITGPFIAALLLGIADVAGKYYVPQLGAFIIYAVMILVLILRPHGLFSREGGR
- a CDS encoding ABC transporter substrate-binding protein; the encoded protein is MISFSRRLLIAGAALATLAGVPAFAQETVKIGVILPMTGPFASTGRQVEAGARAYMAINGDTVAGKKIELVLRDDAGTADQTRRIAQELVVNDGVKMLVGFGLTPLAMGVAPVLNQAKIPAIITSATTSAIMKQSPYFVRTSMAGPQSAVPVATWAVQNNLKRVVTLVTDYGPGIDIEKGFTDQFKKDGGTVVEALRVPLQNPDFAPFLQRVRDAKPDALFVFVPSGVGAIFMKQFVDRGLADAGIKLIATGDVTDDDLLNGMGPSAKGVITGHFYSTDHDSPENKAFVAEVRKANKNMRPNFMSVGGYDAMHVAYAALEKTGGDTDGTKLVDAMKGMEFVSPRGPITIDPDTRDIVQDIYMREVKEKNGELYNVEFATYPDIHDPNTAAK
- the ppk2 gene encoding polyphosphate kinase 2; protein product: MIENTQLDRIKNEIADSFDEELEMQMEEDRLDELVAEGMSGEAEQTLERKLYFRELFRLQHELVRLQDWVQYKKLKVVVLFEGRDSAGKGGAIKRVTQRLNPRVCRVVALPAPTERERNQWYFQRYTSHLPSAGEMVLFDRSWYNRAGVERVMGFCTKDELEEFFRSVPEFERMLVRSGIILIKYWFSITDEEQEFRFNMRIHDPLKQWKLSPMDLQSRVHWEEYTKAKEEMLARTHIEEAPWWVVQAVDKKRARLNCIAHLLGQIPYEDVPKEGIVLPDRVRHDDYHRTPVPPEMYVPEVY